A single window of Oreochromis aureus strain Israel breed Guangdong linkage group 7, ZZ_aureus, whole genome shotgun sequence DNA harbors:
- the LOC116322517 gene encoding oxysterol-binding protein 2-like isoform X2 — protein MNELVKSLPSPTLPGLHLPSVDTHKGWLFKWTNYLKGYQRRWFVLSNGLLSYYRTQAEMAHTCRGTIPLATAHIEVGDTCHLVLTSGGRSYHLKATSEGECQKWVSALQQAKANATLLMHHSDDSGDEVPVPQEDRTLTQGVLKTLASKLDDLSTCNELIGKHGAALQRSLSELEDLRGSTDSTDKVKAVNERATLFRITSNAMINACRDFVDVAESHSRRWQKALQHEREQRHHLEETIEQLAKQHNSLERAWRENPTSYTGVERSQEGDASDENDEAEFFDAMEDSPAFITVTATGNIEHKRSGSNQSMMSGGVPNDWTHNENDTSGTNHMQLRRTRRSRIPDKPNYSLNLWSIMKNCIGKDLSKIPMPVNFNEPLSMLQRLTEDLEYSELLDRAARCDSSLEQMCLVAAFSVSSYSTTVHRTAKPFNPLLGETYELDRLDEYGYRSICEQVSHHPPAAAHHVTSQRGWTLWQHITIDSKFRGKYISVVPLGNIHLQFHSSGNHYVWSKVTSTVHNIIVGKLWIDQSGDIDIVNTTTKDTCRLKFSPYSYFSREVPRKVTGVVEDREGTAHYILSGTWDDKMESAKIVDSSQGCGGSEGKQKTVYQTLPPKLLWKKYPLPENAENMHFFSSLALTLNEPEEGVAPTDSRLRPDQRLMEAGLWDEANSQKQRLEERQRLERKRREAQANQALEEGQDIEGYQPLWFEKRTEDTGDNIYIYKGGYWEAKERQDWSQCPQIF, from the exons ATGAACGAGCTGGTGAAGAGTTTACCCTCCCCGACTCTGCCCGGGCTGCACCTCCCGTCTGTGGATACCCACAAAGGCTGGCTCTTTAAATGGACCAACTACCTGAAGGGCTACCAGAGGCGGTGGTTCGTGCTCAGTAACGGCCTGCTGTCCTACTACAG GACTCAGGCAGAGATGGCACACACTTGCCGGGGAACAATTCCCCTGGCGACGGCGCACATCGAGGTGGGCGACACCTGCCACTTGGTGTTAACCAGCGGAGGCCGGAGTTACCACCTGAAGGCCACCTCCGAGGGAGAGTGCCAGAAATGGGTGTCAGCACTGCAACAGGCCAAAGCCAACGCCACTCTCCTCATGCATCACTCAG ATGACTCGGGGGATGAAGTCCCAGTACCTCAGGAGGATCGTACTCTAACCCAAGGGGTGCTTAAGACTCTGGCCAGCAAGCTAGATGACCTGAGCACCTGTAATGAGCTGATAGGAAAGCATGGTGCTGCCCTCCAGCGCTCCCTCAGTGAACTCGAGGACCTGCGTGGATCCACTGACAGCACAGACAAAGTGAAAGCCGTTAATGAGCGAGCCACTCTCTTTCGCATCACCTCCAATGCTATGATCAAT GCTTGTCGTGACTTTGTGGACGTGGCAGAGTCTCACAGTCGGAGGTGGCAAAAGGCCCTGCAGCATGAGAGAGAACAGCGTCACCATCTGGAGGAGACCATCGAACAGTTAGCCAAACAGCACAACAGCTTAGAGAGAGCCTGGAGGGAGAATCCCACCTCATATACAG GCGTGGAGCGATCCCAGGAGGGAGATGCGAGCGACGAGAATGACGAGGCAGAGTTCTTCGATGCCATGGAGGACTCACCCGCGTTCATAACTGTGACTGCTACTGGTAACATAGAGCACAA GCGCTCAGGAAGTAATCAGAGTATGATGAGTGGAGGCGTGCCCAATGACTGGACTCACAATGAGAAT GACACCTCAGGCACAAACCACATGCAGCTACGAAGAACAAGGCGCAGCCGTATTCCTGACAAACCAAATTACTCCCTTAACCTGTGGAGTATCATGAAAAATTGCATTGGGAAAGATCTATCTAAGATACCCATGCCT GTAAACTTCAACGAGCCGCTGTCGATGCTCCAGCGTCTGACTGAGGATCTGGAGTACAGTGAGCTTCTGGACCGGGCCGCTCGCTGCGACTCGTCCCTGGAGCAGATGTGCCTGGTGGCTGCCTTTTCTGTCTCTTCCTACTCCACCACAGTCCATCGCACAGCCAAGCCTTTCAACCCTCTGCTGGGGGAGACTTATGAGCTGGATCGACTGGATGAGTATGGTTATCGCTCCATCTGTGAGCAG GTTAGTCATCACCCGCCAGCTGCTGCCCACcatgtgacatcacagcgaGGATGGACCCTGTGGCAGCATATCACTATTGACAGCAAATTTCGTGGGAAATATATTTCAGTGGTGCCGTTAG gAAACATTCACCTGCAGTTCCACTCGAGTGGAAACCACTATGTGTGGAGCAAAGTGACTTCCACAGTGCACAATATTATTGTAGGGAAGCTCTGGATTGATCAG TCTGGGGACATTGACATTGTAAACACCACAACCAAGGACACCTGTCGCCTCAAATTCTCCCCCTACAGCTACTTTTCCAGGGAAGTCCCACGCAAA gtGACAGGAGTGGTAGAGGACCGAGAGGGTACAGCTCATTACATCCTGTCCGGAACCTGGGATGATAAAATGGAAAGTGCCAAGATAGTGGATAGCAGCCAAGGATGCGGAGGCTCCGAAGGGAAACAAAAGACGGTTTATCAGACTCTTCCGCCCAAACTGCTGTGGAAGAAATATCCCCTTCC AGAAAATGCAGAGAACATgcactttttctcctctctggcTCTGACCTTGAACGAGCCAGAAGAGGGCGTCGCACCCACTGACAGTCGCTTGCGGCCAGACCAGCGGCTGATGGAGGCAGGTCTGTGGGATGAAGCCAACAGTCAGAAGCAACGTCTAGAGGAACGACAGAGGCTGgagaggaaaagaagggaggcGCAAGCTAACCAGGCCCTGGAGGAGG GGCAAGATATTGAGGGTTACCAGCCACTGTGGTTTGAAAAGAGGACAGAGGATACAGGCGATAACATCTATATCTACAAAGGCGGCTACTGGGAGgccaaagaaagacaagactGGAGCCAGTGTCCTCAGATCTTTTAG
- the LOC116322517 gene encoding oxysterol-binding protein 2-like isoform X1: protein MNELVKSLPSPTLPGLHLPSVDTHKGWLFKWTNYLKGYQRRWFVLSNGLLSYYRTQAEMAHTCRGTIPLATAHIEVGDTCHLVLTSGGRSYHLKATSEGECQKWVSALQQAKANATLLMHHSDDSGDEVPVPQEDRTLTQGVLKTLASKLDDLSTCNELIGKHGAALQRSLSELEDLRGSTDSTDKVKAVNERATLFRITSNAMINACRDFVDVAESHSRRWQKALQHEREQRHHLEETIEQLAKQHNSLERAWRENPTSYTDVQDSQLTCPVLAAVGVERSQEGDASDENDEAEFFDAMEDSPAFITVTATGNIEHKRSGSNQSMMSGGVPNDWTHNENDTSGTNHMQLRRTRRSRIPDKPNYSLNLWSIMKNCIGKDLSKIPMPVNFNEPLSMLQRLTEDLEYSELLDRAARCDSSLEQMCLVAAFSVSSYSTTVHRTAKPFNPLLGETYELDRLDEYGYRSICEQVSHHPPAAAHHVTSQRGWTLWQHITIDSKFRGKYISVVPLGNIHLQFHSSGNHYVWSKVTSTVHNIIVGKLWIDQSGDIDIVNTTTKDTCRLKFSPYSYFSREVPRKVTGVVEDREGTAHYILSGTWDDKMESAKIVDSSQGCGGSEGKQKTVYQTLPPKLLWKKYPLPENAENMHFFSSLALTLNEPEEGVAPTDSRLRPDQRLMEAGLWDEANSQKQRLEERQRLERKRREAQANQALEEGQDIEGYQPLWFEKRTEDTGDNIYIYKGGYWEAKERQDWSQCPQIF from the exons ATGAACGAGCTGGTGAAGAGTTTACCCTCCCCGACTCTGCCCGGGCTGCACCTCCCGTCTGTGGATACCCACAAAGGCTGGCTCTTTAAATGGACCAACTACCTGAAGGGCTACCAGAGGCGGTGGTTCGTGCTCAGTAACGGCCTGCTGTCCTACTACAG GACTCAGGCAGAGATGGCACACACTTGCCGGGGAACAATTCCCCTGGCGACGGCGCACATCGAGGTGGGCGACACCTGCCACTTGGTGTTAACCAGCGGAGGCCGGAGTTACCACCTGAAGGCCACCTCCGAGGGAGAGTGCCAGAAATGGGTGTCAGCACTGCAACAGGCCAAAGCCAACGCCACTCTCCTCATGCATCACTCAG ATGACTCGGGGGATGAAGTCCCAGTACCTCAGGAGGATCGTACTCTAACCCAAGGGGTGCTTAAGACTCTGGCCAGCAAGCTAGATGACCTGAGCACCTGTAATGAGCTGATAGGAAAGCATGGTGCTGCCCTCCAGCGCTCCCTCAGTGAACTCGAGGACCTGCGTGGATCCACTGACAGCACAGACAAAGTGAAAGCCGTTAATGAGCGAGCCACTCTCTTTCGCATCACCTCCAATGCTATGATCAAT GCTTGTCGTGACTTTGTGGACGTGGCAGAGTCTCACAGTCGGAGGTGGCAAAAGGCCCTGCAGCATGAGAGAGAACAGCGTCACCATCTGGAGGAGACCATCGAACAGTTAGCCAAACAGCACAACAGCTTAGAGAGAGCCTGGAGGGAGAATCCCACCTCATATACAG ATGTGCAGGACTCTCAGCTGACCTGTCCTGTGCTTGCTGCCGTAGGCGTGGAGCGATCCCAGGAGGGAGATGCGAGCGACGAGAATGACGAGGCAGAGTTCTTCGATGCCATGGAGGACTCACCCGCGTTCATAACTGTGACTGCTACTGGTAACATAGAGCACAA GCGCTCAGGAAGTAATCAGAGTATGATGAGTGGAGGCGTGCCCAATGACTGGACTCACAATGAGAAT GACACCTCAGGCACAAACCACATGCAGCTACGAAGAACAAGGCGCAGCCGTATTCCTGACAAACCAAATTACTCCCTTAACCTGTGGAGTATCATGAAAAATTGCATTGGGAAAGATCTATCTAAGATACCCATGCCT GTAAACTTCAACGAGCCGCTGTCGATGCTCCAGCGTCTGACTGAGGATCTGGAGTACAGTGAGCTTCTGGACCGGGCCGCTCGCTGCGACTCGTCCCTGGAGCAGATGTGCCTGGTGGCTGCCTTTTCTGTCTCTTCCTACTCCACCACAGTCCATCGCACAGCCAAGCCTTTCAACCCTCTGCTGGGGGAGACTTATGAGCTGGATCGACTGGATGAGTATGGTTATCGCTCCATCTGTGAGCAG GTTAGTCATCACCCGCCAGCTGCTGCCCACcatgtgacatcacagcgaGGATGGACCCTGTGGCAGCATATCACTATTGACAGCAAATTTCGTGGGAAATATATTTCAGTGGTGCCGTTAG gAAACATTCACCTGCAGTTCCACTCGAGTGGAAACCACTATGTGTGGAGCAAAGTGACTTCCACAGTGCACAATATTATTGTAGGGAAGCTCTGGATTGATCAG TCTGGGGACATTGACATTGTAAACACCACAACCAAGGACACCTGTCGCCTCAAATTCTCCCCCTACAGCTACTTTTCCAGGGAAGTCCCACGCAAA gtGACAGGAGTGGTAGAGGACCGAGAGGGTACAGCTCATTACATCCTGTCCGGAACCTGGGATGATAAAATGGAAAGTGCCAAGATAGTGGATAGCAGCCAAGGATGCGGAGGCTCCGAAGGGAAACAAAAGACGGTTTATCAGACTCTTCCGCCCAAACTGCTGTGGAAGAAATATCCCCTTCC AGAAAATGCAGAGAACATgcactttttctcctctctggcTCTGACCTTGAACGAGCCAGAAGAGGGCGTCGCACCCACTGACAGTCGCTTGCGGCCAGACCAGCGGCTGATGGAGGCAGGTCTGTGGGATGAAGCCAACAGTCAGAAGCAACGTCTAGAGGAACGACAGAGGCTGgagaggaaaagaagggaggcGCAAGCTAACCAGGCCCTGGAGGAGG GGCAAGATATTGAGGGTTACCAGCCACTGTGGTTTGAAAAGAGGACAGAGGATACAGGCGATAACATCTATATCTACAAAGGCGGCTACTGGGAGgccaaagaaagacaagactGGAGCCAGTGTCCTCAGATCTTTTAG
- the atp6v0a2a gene encoding V-type proton ATPase 116 kDa subunit a2, whose amino-acid sequence MQWGGEITRQEDLSVWQIKMVFRSEEMCLAQLFLQSGSEYDCISELGELGLVEFRDLNPSVSSFQRHFVSEIKRCEEMERILGYLLREIQKAKIAIPQEDESPLAPPPRQVLEIMEQLQRLEMELSEVAKNKEKLQRNLLELTEYTHMLKITRTFIHSRSRHEALGNQYEEFPTMETDSVTGSTGMQRLGAKLGFVSGLIQRVKVEAFERMLWRVCKGYTILSYAEVDENLADLDTGEISKSVVFLISFWGDQIGQKVQKICDCYHCHLYPHPENDEERADVLDSLRTRIQDLNNVLHRTEDYLRQVLQKASESVYTWVVQVKKMKAIYHILNLCSFDVTNKCLIAEVWCPVSDLTNLRGALEEGSRKAQVNRRTPPTIQQVCFFTPYTIITFPFLFAVMFGDLGHGMVMSLFALWMVLMEKKQKKKRSSNEIWATFFNGRYIILMMGLFSIYTGLIYNDCFSKSLNIFGSGWSVKAMFTHNQWTNKTLQTNALLTLDPNVSGVFNGPYPFGIDPIWNLAVNRLSFLNSYKMKMSVVIGVIHMSFGVVLSVFNHLHFRQKFNVYLLFLPELLFLLCLFGYLVFMILYKWLMFDARYSSQAPSILIHFINMFVMQGKDITRLYPGQIGLQIFLLVVAMLSVPVLLFGKPLYLYWLYRGGKGLRRRRGYERVRRVSEDDGSTAPSYDDDDEEEGLDEVTNREALPKEFDFADVLLHQAIHTIEYCLGCISNTASYLRLWALSLAHAQLSEVLWDMVMRLGFRITTKVGVVLLVPVFGLFATLTVSILLVMEGLSAFLHALRLHWVEFQINSPTCQVCAIDLKVPPFLSKTACFETSELPDTTGNRLYSWEGY is encoded by the exons GCTACCTCCTGAGGGAGATCCAGAAGGCTAAAATAGCCATTCCACAGGAGGATGAGAGTCCACTTGCTCCACCCCCAAGACAGGTCCTGGAGATCATG GAGCAGCTTCAAAGGCTGGAGATGGAGCTGAGCGAGGTGGCGAAGAACAAAGAGAAGCTTCAGAGGAACCTCCTCGAGCTCACCGAATACACGCACATGCTGAAGATCACGCGGACCTTCATCCACAGCCGCTCCAGA CATGAGGCTCTTGGTAACCAGTATGAAGAGTTCCCCACCATGGAGACAGACTCGGTCACAGGATCCACTGGCATGCAGAGGCTCGGCGCCAAGCTTGG GTTTGTTTCGGGTTTGATCCAGCGGGTGAAGGTGGAGGCCTTTGAGCGGATGTTGTGGAGAGTGTGTAAGGGTTACACCATCCTCAGCTACGCAGAAGTGGATGAAAACCTCGCCGATCTTGACACT GGTGAGATAAGCAAAAGTGTGGTGTTTCTCATCTCGTTCTGGGGAGACCAAATTGGACAGAAAGTGCAAAAAATCTGCGATTG TTACCACTGCCACCTTTATCCACACCCTGAGAATGATGAGGAGCGAGCCGATGTGTTGGACAGCTTAAGGACGCGCATCCAAGACCTTAACAAT GTGCTTCATCGCACTGAGGACTACTTGAGGCAGGTTCTGCAGAAGGCCTCAGAATCGGTCTATACCTGGGTGGTGCAGGTGAAAAAGATGAAGGCCATCTATCACATCCTCAACCTCTGCAGCTTCGATGTCACCAACAAGTGTCTGATTGCTGAGGTGTGGTGTCCCGTCAGTGACCTCACAAACCTGAGGGGGGCGCTAGAAGAAGGCTCA AGAAAAGCCCAGGTGAATCGAAGAACTCCACCCACCATCCAACAAGTGTGCTTTTTCA CTCCCTACACCATCATCACATTCCCGTTTCTGTTTGCTGTGATGTTTGGTGACCTCGGCCACGGGATGGTGATGAGCCTCTTCGCCTTGTGGATGGTGCTGAtggaaaaaaagcagaagaagaaacgcTCCAGTAATGAG ATATGGGCTACGTTTTTCAACGGTCGCTACATCATCCTGATGATGGGGCTTTTTTCCATCTACACCGGCCTCATTTACAACGACTGTTTCTCCAAGTCTCTCAATATATTTGGCTCTGGCTGGAGCGTCAAGGCTATGTTCACTCATAATCAGTGGAC AAACAAAACGCTCCAAACAAATGCTTTGCTCACATTAGACCCTAATGTCAGTGGTGTTTTTAATGGACCGTACCCATTTGGCATCGACCCT ATATGGAACCTGGCAGTGAACCGTCTGTCCTTCCTCAACTCTTACAAGATGAAGATGTCAGTTGTCATCGGAGTCATTCACATGAGCTTTGGAGTGGTGCTGAGTGTCTTCAACCATTT GCACTTCCGACAGAAGTTCAACGTCTACCTGCTGTTTCTTCCTGAGCTGCTCTTCCTGCTGTGTCTCTTTGGCTATTTGGTTTTCATGATTTTATACAAGTGGTTGATGTTTGATGCACGTTACTCCAGCCAGGCGCCCAGCATCCTCATCCACTTCATCAACATGTTTGTCATGCAGGGGAAGGATATCACTCGTCTATACCCAGGGCAG ATTGGCCTGCAAATCTTCCTACTTGTCGTAGCGATGCTGTCAGTTCCTGTGCTGCTGTTCGGAAAACCTCTCTACTTGTATTGGCTCTACCGTGGAGGCAAAGGCCTGCGCAGACGCAGA GGTTATGAGAGGGTGAGGCGTGTAAGCGAGGATGACGGCTCCACAGCACCATcctatgatgatgatgatgaagaggagggaCTTGATGAAGTGACCAACAGAGAAGCTCTTCCCAAAGAG tttgacTTTGCAGATGTGCTGCTGCACCAAGCCATTCACACCATAGAGTACTGCCTGGGCTGCATTTCCAACACTGCGTCCTACCTGCGTCTCTGGGCACTCAGCCTGGCTCATGCCC AGCTGTCGGAGGTGCTGTGGGACATGGTAATGCGCCTGGGTTTCAGGATCACCACAAAAGTCGGTGTAGTGCTTTTGGTCCCTGTGTTCGGCCTCTTCGCCACGCTCACCGTGTCTATCCTGCTCGTCATGGAAGGCTTATCAGCTTTCCTCCATGCTCTCCGACTTCACTG GGTGGAGTTTCAGATAAATTCACCAACCTGTCAAGTTTGTGCAATTGATTTGAAAGTCCCTCCGTTTTTGAGCAAGACGGCTTGCTTTGAAACCTCTGAACTACCGGACACGACTGGAAACAGACTTTACAGTTGGGAAGGTTACTGA